A genomic region of Marinobacter sp. NP-4(2019) contains the following coding sequences:
- a CDS encoding DciA family protein, whose translation MKSDTKITPDTFRRAPVLRELMNKAELHQQAEAVVLGTLPRHLATGTRFVSCQEGELVLSTETAGTASQLRFRQHEIMERLRKEELFRFVWKLKVKVAPPRFSEKPKVEKTPLSKENARLLREEAGHTKDKQLREVLEKLASHVRD comes from the coding sequence ATGAAATCTGACACAAAGATAACCCCGGACACCTTCCGCAGGGCCCCTGTACTGCGCGAACTGATGAACAAGGCCGAGCTTCATCAGCAAGCGGAAGCGGTGGTATTGGGGACACTACCCAGGCATTTGGCGACCGGTACACGCTTCGTCAGTTGCCAGGAAGGCGAACTGGTACTGTCGACCGAAACCGCCGGGACGGCGAGCCAACTCCGTTTTCGCCAACACGAAATCATGGAGCGACTCCGAAAGGAAGAGCTGTTCCGTTTCGTATGGAAACTGAAAGTGAAGGTCGCGCCACCGCGCTTCAGCGAAAAGCCGAAAGTGGAGAAAACGCCCCTCAGTAAAGAAAATGCCCGACTCCTTAGGGAAGAAGCCGGGCACACGAAGGACAAACAATTACGCGAGGTTCTCGAAAAACTCGCAAGCCACGTCCGGGATTAA
- a CDS encoding cell division protein FtsQ/DivIB, which translates to MLDSLLIRTRAVPPEPPRRRGATTLGPERQRFGLLKAVLAAVPWLQVGMGAAIVLAAAMVPWGASQVLSAMDRQILAIDVTGTLVGENRTDLERKAGDWIGKSFFATDLSEIKIELERRPWVESAAVRRVWPDRLAIEIREKKPLAYWNSDRLVSRTGELFSPDNPEVAGRLPRLAGPDERVRDVIRMARTMSDTLAGHGLGFAGLTLEQRGAWTLSLANGIEVVLGRDQVEERFTRFLTVYENRLISRADEVSRVDARYTNGVAVKWKSDKVAGSGTKS; encoded by the coding sequence ATGCTTGACAGTCTTCTGATCCGGACCCGGGCGGTGCCGCCCGAGCCCCCTCGTCGGCGCGGGGCAACGACCCTGGGTCCGGAGCGGCAACGGTTCGGATTATTGAAGGCTGTATTGGCTGCCGTGCCCTGGTTACAGGTTGGCATGGGAGCGGCCATCGTTCTGGCGGCGGCGATGGTGCCCTGGGGGGCCAGTCAGGTGCTGAGTGCGATGGACCGTCAGATTCTGGCCATTGATGTGACCGGCACACTGGTGGGCGAAAATCGCACCGACCTTGAGCGCAAGGCAGGTGACTGGATCGGAAAGAGCTTTTTCGCCACCGATCTGTCTGAGATCAAGATCGAACTGGAGCGGCGGCCATGGGTGGAATCAGCCGCGGTCCGGCGGGTCTGGCCGGATCGACTGGCGATCGAGATTCGTGAGAAGAAACCATTGGCTTACTGGAACAGTGACCGCCTGGTGAGTCGCACCGGAGAGCTGTTCTCTCCGGATAACCCGGAAGTGGCCGGTCGGCTGCCCAGACTGGCCGGGCCTGATGAGCGGGTAAGGGATGTGATACGCATGGCCCGGACCATGAGTGACACCCTGGCCGGGCACGGGCTTGGCTTTGCCGGTCTGACTCTGGAACAACGGGGGGCCTGGACCCTCAGTCTCGCCAACGGCATTGAAGTGGTGTTGGGGCGTGATCAGGTGGAGGAGCGCTTTACGCGGTTCCTTACAGTGTATGAAAACCGGCTGATATCCCGTGCAGACGAGGTCAGTCGGGTGGATGCCCGCTACACCAATGGTGTGGCGGTGAAGTGGAAGTCGGACAAGGTGGCCGGCTCCGGAACAAAATCATAG
- the lpxC gene encoding UDP-3-O-acyl-N-acetylglucosamine deacetylase yields MIRQRTLKNTIRATGVGLHSGEKVYLTLKPAPVDSGIIFRRTDLDPMVEIRACAENVGETMLSTTLVKDGVRVATVEHLLSAMAGLGIDNCFVELSAAEVPIMDGSAGPFVFLLQSAGIAEQEAAKRFIRIKREVTIEEGDKKATFLPFEGFKVSFGIDFDHPVFKGRAQTATVDFSSTSFVKEVSRARTFGFMRDIEKLRAMNLALGGSVDNAIVVDDYKILNEDGLRYDDEFVKHKVLDAIGDLYLLGNSLIGEFRGIKSGHDLNNKLLRKLRAEEDAWEVVTFDDEATAPISYMKPVLAAQA; encoded by the coding sequence ATGATCAGACAACGGACACTTAAAAACACCATCCGTGCCACCGGTGTTGGCTTGCATTCGGGTGAGAAAGTTTATCTGACCCTGAAGCCGGCACCTGTGGATTCAGGGATCATTTTCCGCCGCACCGACCTTGATCCAATGGTTGAGATTCGGGCGTGTGCAGAGAATGTGGGTGAGACCATGCTGTCCACGACGCTGGTAAAAGACGGTGTCCGTGTGGCAACAGTAGAGCATCTGCTGTCAGCCATGGCTGGTCTCGGAATTGATAACTGCTTTGTGGAGCTCAGTGCTGCCGAGGTGCCCATCATGGACGGCTCTGCCGGTCCTTTTGTGTTCCTGCTGCAGTCTGCCGGTATTGCCGAGCAGGAAGCCGCCAAGCGTTTTATCCGCATCAAGCGCGAAGTGACCATTGAAGAGGGCGACAAGAAGGCCACCTTCCTGCCGTTTGAAGGCTTCAAGGTCAGCTTCGGGATCGATTTTGATCACCCCGTGTTCAAGGGGCGTGCCCAGACCGCGACCGTTGACTTCTCCAGCACGTCTTTCGTGAAGGAAGTCAGTCGTGCCCGTACTTTTGGTTTCATGCGTGATATCGAAAAGCTACGTGCGATGAACCTGGCGCTGGGTGGCAGTGTGGATAACGCCATTGTGGTTGATGACTACAAGATTCTGAACGAGGACGGTCTTCGTTACGATGATGAGTTCGTCAAACACAAGGTGCTGGACGCCATCGGCGACCTGTACTTGCTGGGCAACAGCCTGATTGGTGAGTTCCGCGGAATCAAGTCCGGTCACGACCTGAATAACAAGCTGCTGCGCAAGCTCAGGGCGGAAGAGGATGCCTGGGAAGTGGTGACCTTCGACGACGAGGCCACTGCCCCGATATCCTATATGAAACCTGTGCTGGCGGCCCAGGCTTAA
- the secA gene encoding preprotein translocase subunit SecA gives MFTKLATKMFGSKNAREIKRMRKTVMRVNELEEQFGRLSDTELQGKTAEFRRRLDEGEKLDALLPEAFATVREASRRVMGMRHYDVQLIGGITLHEGHIAEMKTGEGKTLVATASVYLNSLPGKGVHVVTVNDYLARRDAEWMGKLYRFLGLQVGVVVAGQAPEEKRAAYQADITYGTNNEFGFDYLRDNMAFSTEDKVQRGLHYAIVDEVDSILIDEARTPLIISGAAEDSSRLYQAINTLIPNLEKGEESEEGEPSGDFTIDEKSRQVELTEAGHERVEELLLERGLLKEGESLYSAANLSLLHHVHSALRAHHLFQKDVDYIVQGDQVVIVDEHTGRTMPGRRWSEGLHQAIEAKEGVRIQAESQTLASTTFQNYFRLYEKLAGMTGTADTEAFEFRQIYGLDVVVIPPNKPIQRVDYNDLIYLTQEEKFHAIIDEIKDVTSEGRPILVGTASIEASELLSMLLKKARIDHKILNAKQHESEAQIIAQAGRPGAVTIATNMAGRGTDIVLGGNWEFEVAGLDNPTEEEVARIKAEWTERHNQVLDAGGLHIIGTERHESRRIDNQLRGRAGRQGDPGSSRFFLSLEDNLMRIFAPDRVKSLMQAMGMKKGEAIEHRMVTNAIEKSQRKVEGRNFDMRKTLLEYDDVANDQRTVIYEQRNEVMSSDDVSDMINTIREDVVDALVSEFIPPQSMPEQWDVAGLESQLQSEMAIDLPIQKWLDEDSKLYEENLRQKILDAIVSEYKAKEEVAGSESMRKFEKQVFLQVLDTLWKEHLSNMDHLRRGIHLRGYAQKNPKQEYKREAFNLFETMLETMKRDVTRVLCHVRVQSREEMEEVERRRKQELEQELARAKLRHDETSATAQKQGEDDQGRNQQATPETFVRQERKVGRNEPCPCGSGKKYKQCCGKVS, from the coding sequence ATGTTCACAAAGCTTGCAACGAAGATGTTCGGCAGTAAAAACGCCAGAGAAATCAAGAGAATGCGCAAGACAGTCATGCGCGTTAATGAGCTTGAGGAGCAGTTTGGCCGTTTGTCCGATACCGAGTTGCAAGGCAAGACCGCTGAATTCCGTCGCCGTCTTGATGAGGGTGAGAAGCTTGATGCCCTACTGCCGGAAGCCTTTGCTACCGTTCGGGAAGCCAGCCGCCGAGTCATGGGCATGCGTCACTACGATGTCCAGTTGATTGGTGGTATTACCCTGCACGAAGGCCATATCGCCGAAATGAAAACCGGTGAAGGTAAGACTCTGGTGGCCACCGCCTCCGTGTACCTGAACTCGCTCCCGGGCAAGGGGGTTCATGTGGTCACGGTGAATGATTATCTGGCCCGCCGGGATGCGGAGTGGATGGGCAAACTGTACCGCTTCCTTGGCCTTCAGGTCGGGGTTGTTGTTGCCGGGCAGGCGCCGGAAGAAAAGCGCGCGGCCTACCAGGCGGATATCACCTACGGTACCAACAACGAATTCGGTTTTGACTACCTGCGCGACAACATGGCGTTCAGCACCGAGGACAAGGTCCAGCGCGGTCTCCACTATGCGATCGTGGATGAGGTGGATTCCATCCTGATCGACGAGGCGCGTACTCCGCTGATCATCTCGGGTGCCGCTGAGGACAGTTCCCGGCTCTATCAGGCGATCAACACGCTGATCCCGAACCTGGAAAAAGGGGAAGAGAGTGAGGAAGGGGAGCCAAGCGGTGACTTCACGATTGATGAGAAGTCCCGTCAGGTCGAACTTACGGAAGCCGGCCACGAAAGGGTCGAGGAGCTCCTGCTCGAGCGTGGCCTTCTGAAAGAAGGTGAAAGCCTCTATTCCGCCGCCAATCTGAGTCTTCTGCATCACGTGCACTCTGCTCTGCGCGCCCATCATCTGTTCCAGAAAGATGTCGACTACATCGTCCAGGGTGATCAGGTGGTCATCGTGGACGAGCACACCGGCCGTACCATGCCGGGCCGCCGCTGGAGCGAGGGCCTGCATCAGGCGATCGAAGCCAAGGAAGGGGTGCGTATCCAGGCTGAGAGCCAGACCCTGGCCTCAACCACGTTCCAGAACTATTTCCGGCTGTATGAAAAACTTGCCGGTATGACCGGTACCGCTGATACCGAAGCTTTTGAATTCCGCCAGATTTATGGCCTGGACGTGGTGGTTATCCCGCCCAACAAGCCGATCCAGCGCGTTGACTACAATGACCTGATCTACCTGACGCAGGAGGAGAAATTCCACGCGATCATTGATGAGATCAAGGACGTGACGTCGGAAGGTCGCCCCATTCTGGTGGGCACCGCGTCGATCGAAGCGTCCGAGTTGTTGTCCATGCTGCTCAAGAAGGCACGCATTGATCACAAGATTCTCAACGCCAAACAGCATGAGAGTGAAGCCCAGATTATTGCCCAGGCTGGTCGCCCGGGTGCGGTGACCATTGCCACCAACATGGCCGGTCGTGGTACGGATATCGTCCTGGGTGGTAACTGGGAATTCGAAGTCGCTGGTCTGGATAACCCGACCGAGGAAGAAGTGGCCCGCATCAAGGCAGAATGGACTGAGCGCCATAACCAGGTGCTGGACGCGGGCGGCCTCCATATCATTGGTACCGAACGCCACGAATCCCGTCGTATTGACAACCAGCTTCGCGGCCGTGCCGGTCGTCAGGGTGATCCGGGCTCCTCCCGCTTCTTCCTGTCCCTGGAAGACAACCTGATGCGTATCTTTGCGCCGGATCGGGTCAAGAGCCTGATGCAGGCCATGGGGATGAAAAAGGGCGAGGCCATCGAACATCGGATGGTGACCAATGCGATCGAAAAATCCCAGCGCAAGGTAGAGGGCCGCAACTTCGACATGCGGAAAACCCTGCTGGAGTACGATGACGTTGCCAATGACCAGCGTACGGTCATTTATGAACAACGTAACGAAGTCATGTCTTCGGACGACGTTTCCGACATGATCAACACCATCCGCGAAGACGTTGTGGATGCGTTGGTCAGTGAATTTATTCCGCCGCAGAGCATGCCGGAGCAGTGGGATGTGGCCGGCCTTGAGTCGCAGTTGCAGTCGGAAATGGCCATCGACCTGCCGATTCAGAAGTGGCTGGACGAAGACAGCAAGCTGTATGAAGAGAACCTGCGCCAAAAGATTCTTGATGCCATTGTGAGTGAATACAAGGCCAAGGAAGAGGTGGCCGGTTCCGAGTCCATGCGCAAGTTCGAGAAACAAGTCTTCCTGCAGGTGCTGGATACGCTCTGGAAAGAGCATCTTTCGAACATGGACCATCTGCGTCGCGGTATCCATCTGCGTGGCTATGCCCAGAAGAACCCGAAGCAGGAATACAAGCGTGAGGCCTTCAATCTGTTCGAGACCATGCTTGAGACCATGAAGCGCGATGTGACCCGGGTACTGTGCCACGTGCGTGTCCAGAGTCGTGAAGAGATGGAAGAGGTTGAGCGCCGACGCAAGCAGGAACTGGAGCAGGAACTGGCCCGGGCCAAGCTGAGGCACGACGAAACCAGCGCCACTGCTCAGAAGCAGGGCGAAGACGATCAGGGCCGTAACCAGCAGGCAACACCGGAAACCTTCGTTCGACAAGAGCGCAAGGTGGGCCGGAATGAGCCTTGTCCCTGCGGGTCTGGCAAGAAGTACAAGCAGTGTTGCGGTAAGGTCAGCTAG
- the ftsZ gene encoding cell division protein FtsZ yields MFELVDNVQQNAVIKVVGVGGGGGNAVRHMLNSDIEGVEFICANTDAQALTDMDARQIIQLGGNITKGLGAGANPEVGRQSALEDRDRVAEAIKGADMVFITAGMGGGTGTGAAPVVAEVARELGILTVAVVTKPFQFEGGKRMSVAEAGLKELEESVDSLITIPNEKLLAVMGKKTSLLDAFAAANDVLLGAVQGIADLITRNGMINVDFADVKTVMSEMGMAMMGTARATGENRAREAAEAAIRSPLLEDINLQGAKGILVNITAGMDLNLGEFSEVGDIVREFASDSATVVVGTVIDPEMTDELKVTVVATGLGGDREKPTKVVDNTRTLDGTTDYNQLDRPAVLRRRAVAHGNVAIDQSKESEEQGVDYLDIPAFLRRQAD; encoded by the coding sequence ATGTTTGAACTCGTCGATAATGTCCAGCAAAACGCTGTCATTAAAGTAGTGGGTGTAGGTGGAGGCGGTGGTAACGCCGTACGCCACATGCTTAACAGTGACATTGAAGGTGTGGAATTTATCTGCGCCAATACGGATGCACAGGCCCTGACCGACATGGATGCCCGCCAGATCATCCAGCTTGGTGGCAACATCACCAAAGGGTTGGGCGCCGGGGCTAATCCGGAAGTTGGGCGTCAGTCCGCCCTGGAAGACCGTGATCGTGTGGCGGAAGCCATCAAGGGCGCTGATATGGTCTTTATTACTGCCGGCATGGGTGGCGGTACCGGTACCGGTGCTGCTCCGGTCGTGGCCGAGGTGGCGCGTGAGCTGGGTATTCTGACGGTAGCCGTGGTCACCAAGCCGTTCCAGTTTGAGGGTGGTAAGCGAATGAGTGTCGCCGAAGCCGGCCTGAAGGAGCTGGAAGAGAGCGTTGACTCCCTGATCACTATCCCCAACGAGAAGCTGTTGGCGGTGATGGGTAAGAAAACCAGCCTGCTGGATGCGTTTGCGGCGGCCAACGACGTGCTGCTGGGGGCGGTTCAGGGGATTGCCGACCTGATTACCCGTAACGGCATGATCAACGTCGACTTTGCCGACGTCAAAACCGTGATGTCCGAAATGGGTATGGCGATGATGGGCACCGCCCGTGCCACCGGCGAAAACCGTGCCCGCGAAGCGGCTGAAGCCGCGATCAGAAGCCCGCTCCTGGAAGATATCAACCTGCAGGGTGCCAAGGGTATCCTGGTCAATATCACCGCCGGTATGGATCTAAACCTGGGCGAATTCTCCGAGGTTGGTGACATTGTGCGTGAATTCGCGTCGGATTCCGCCACCGTTGTGGTGGGCACCGTGATCGATCCGGAAATGACCGACGAACTGAAGGTGACCGTGGTGGCAACAGGCCTGGGCGGTGACCGTGAGAAGCCGACCAAGGTGGTGGATAACACTCGTACCCTGGACGGCACAACGGATTACAACCAGCTTGATCGGCCCGCAGTGCTACGTCGCCGCGCGGTTGCTCATGGTAATGTAGCCATCGACCAGAGCAAGGAAAGCGAAGAGCAGGGTGTCGACTATCTCGATATTCCCGCATTCCTTCGCCGTCAGGCTGACTGA
- a CDS encoding Nudix family hydrolase — protein sequence MALTEIHVAVAVIIRDGRVLIARRLDHVHQGGLLEFPGGKVEPGETVQQALVREIREETGLRISMASLSPVIGIRHDYGDKRVFLDVWRTEAAVGEAEGREGQMIQWLPVSQLRDNEFPAANRPIIRAIKLPSWLAITGEFHAPEDMLSQFQACVQKARPELVIVRAPELNQAEYQAVARDLMVVGGDLGVEIILHGAADRLEVVPEAAGVHLPWREASECRRRPVPAGKWLGVSCHNEIEIAHAEAIGADYVTLGPVLPTSSHPGAPVMGWDVFRQLTASACVPVYALGGLTPADGDVAAGLGAQGVAGISLWWPGN from the coding sequence ATGGCCCTGACTGAAATTCATGTCGCTGTCGCGGTGATCATCCGCGATGGCCGGGTATTGATTGCCCGCCGACTGGACCATGTACATCAAGGGGGATTGCTGGAATTCCCCGGTGGCAAGGTTGAGCCTGGCGAAACCGTGCAGCAGGCGCTGGTACGGGAAATCCGGGAAGAGACCGGCCTCCGGATCTCAATGGCGTCCCTGAGCCCGGTGATTGGTATTCGCCACGATTATGGTGACAAGCGGGTCTTTCTTGATGTCTGGCGCACCGAAGCTGCGGTTGGCGAGGCAGAAGGGCGGGAAGGACAGATGATCCAGTGGTTGCCGGTCAGTCAACTGAGGGATAACGAGTTCCCCGCAGCCAACCGACCGATAATTCGCGCGATCAAATTGCCGTCCTGGCTGGCGATTACCGGGGAGTTCCATGCACCTGAGGATATGCTGAGTCAGTTTCAGGCGTGTGTACAGAAGGCCCGACCGGAGCTCGTGATAGTGCGTGCTCCGGAGCTGAACCAGGCCGAATACCAGGCGGTTGCCCGCGATCTGATGGTTGTGGGTGGTGACTTGGGGGTGGAGATCATCCTCCATGGTGCCGCCGACAGATTGGAGGTGGTGCCTGAGGCCGCAGGGGTACACTTGCCTTGGCGTGAAGCCAGTGAGTGCCGTCGTCGTCCTGTTCCGGCGGGCAAATGGCTAGGTGTTTCCTGCCACAATGAGATCGAGATTGCCCACGCCGAAGCCATTGGAGCGGACTATGTCACGCTCGGTCCGGTGTTGCCGACCTCCTCTCATCCCGGCGCCCCGGTTATGGGGTGGGATGTGTTCCGTCAACTGACAGCCTCCGCCTGCGTGCCGGTATACGCCCTCGGCGGGCTTACGCCAGCTGACGGAGACGTTGCCGCCGGGCTCGGTGCGCAAGGTGTTGCCGGTATCAGTCTTTGGTGGCCAGGCAACTGA
- the argJ gene encoding bifunctional glutamate N-acetyltransferase/amino-acid acetyltransferase ArgJ, with protein MAVGPGTLPEFFPIPGVRLGIGSAGIKKPGRKDLVVFELAPESRVAGIFTQNQFCAAPVTLSRQHLAQGAPRYFLINTGNANAGTGEQGMKDARACCQALADAAGVDATEVLPFSTGVIGEPLPVAKIVSALPAVVGDTAENRWAEAASGIMTTDTRPKGASCQVDLDGHTVSISGISKGAGMIRPNMATMLGFIATDARIAPDVLATLASELGEKSFNRITIDGDTSTNDACMLIASGQYSGPEITSDSPLLPKLREALQRVYLDLAHAIVRDGEGATKFVTIEVSRAASQQEALDVAYTVAHSPLVKTALFASDPNWGRILAAVGRAGVEGLDLNALEIHLGDVCLVRNGGRADDYSEERGQAVMNREEITIAIDLKRGTVLERVWTCDFSHDYVTINAEYRT; from the coding sequence ATGGCGGTAGGTCCCGGTACCTTGCCCGAATTTTTCCCGATTCCCGGTGTCAGGCTTGGCATTGGCAGTGCAGGCATCAAGAAGCCAGGGCGTAAGGACCTGGTGGTTTTTGAGCTGGCTCCGGAAAGCCGCGTAGCTGGTATATTTACCCAAAATCAGTTCTGTGCCGCCCCGGTGACCCTGAGCCGTCAGCATCTTGCTCAGGGCGCGCCACGGTATTTTTTGATCAATACCGGGAATGCCAACGCCGGCACCGGTGAACAGGGCATGAAAGATGCGCGGGCCTGCTGCCAGGCATTAGCAGATGCGGCCGGGGTAGATGCCACAGAGGTGCTGCCGTTTTCTACCGGAGTCATCGGAGAGCCACTGCCGGTGGCAAAGATTGTTTCCGCATTGCCTGCCGTCGTTGGGGATACCGCGGAGAATCGCTGGGCAGAGGCCGCTTCCGGCATCATGACCACCGACACCCGTCCCAAGGGGGCATCCTGTCAAGTGGATCTGGATGGGCATACCGTATCGATTTCCGGCATCAGCAAAGGAGCTGGCATGATTCGCCCCAATATGGCCACCATGCTCGGTTTTATTGCCACCGATGCCCGGATTGCCCCGGATGTGCTGGCCACACTGGCCTCTGAGCTAGGAGAGAAGTCGTTCAACCGCATCACCATCGATGGCGATACCTCCACCAACGATGCCTGTATGTTGATTGCCAGTGGTCAGTACAGTGGCCCCGAAATCACCTCGGACAGCCCGTTGCTGCCCAAGCTGCGCGAGGCGTTGCAGCGGGTGTATCTCGATTTGGCTCACGCCATTGTGCGTGACGGCGAGGGTGCCACCAAGTTCGTTACCATAGAGGTCAGTCGGGCGGCAAGTCAGCAGGAGGCCCTGGACGTTGCCTACACCGTCGCCCATTCGCCGCTGGTCAAGACTGCGCTGTTTGCCTCTGACCCCAACTGGGGGCGGATACTTGCGGCGGTAGGTCGTGCCGGAGTAGAGGGGCTGGATCTCAATGCCCTGGAAATTCACCTCGGGGATGTCTGTCTCGTTCGCAATGGGGGGCGCGCCGATGATTATTCCGAAGAGCGCGGGCAGGCAGTGATGAATCGCGAGGAAATCACTATCGCCATCGACCTTAAGCGGGGCACGGTCTTGGAGCGGGTCTGGACCTGCGACTTCTCCCACGATTACGTCACCATCAATGCTGAGTACCGTACCTGA
- the ftsA gene encoding cell division protein FtsA, which translates to MSSVETENMIVGLDIGTSKVVAIVGKRKMDGTIEVVGIGSHPSRGLKRGVVVNIETTVQAIQRAVEEAELMAGCRIHSVYAGIAGSHIKSLNSHGIVAIRDREVTQADIDRVIDAAQAVAIPADQKILHILPQEFVIDSQEGIKEPMGMSGVRLEAKVHLVTCAVNAAQNIEKCVKRCGLEVDDIILEQLASSHAILTEDEKELGVCVVDIGGGTTDIAVFTGGAIRHTAVIPIAGDQVTNDIAMALRTPTQNAEEIKIKYACALTQLAGADETIKVPSVGDRAPRDLSRQALAEVVEPRYEELFTLVQSELRRSGFEDLIPAGIVITGGSSTMEGVVELAEEIFHMPVRLACPQAVSGMTEVVNNPIYATGVGLLIHGFRQMDLGRAPVLKGENAPSLFERMKAWFTGHF; encoded by the coding sequence ATGTCATCGGTTGAAACGGAAAACATGATTGTCGGCCTCGATATCGGAACCTCGAAGGTGGTTGCGATTGTCGGCAAGCGCAAGATGGACGGCACCATTGAGGTGGTGGGCATTGGCTCACACCCCTCACGGGGGCTGAAGCGTGGTGTGGTGGTCAATATCGAAACCACCGTGCAGGCCATCCAGCGCGCTGTGGAAGAGGCCGAACTCATGGCGGGATGTCGGATTCATTCGGTGTATGCCGGTATCGCCGGCAGCCACATCAAGAGTCTGAACTCCCACGGCATTGTCGCCATCCGTGACCGGGAAGTGACCCAGGCCGACATTGACCGGGTGATTGACGCCGCCCAGGCGGTGGCGATTCCGGCGGACCAGAAGATTCTTCACATCTTGCCTCAGGAGTTTGTCATCGACAGCCAGGAAGGCATCAAAGAGCCCATGGGGATGTCCGGTGTGCGCCTGGAAGCCAAGGTTCACCTGGTGACCTGCGCGGTGAATGCGGCCCAGAACATTGAGAAGTGTGTAAAGCGCTGCGGCCTCGAGGTGGATGACATCATCCTGGAGCAGTTGGCGTCGAGCCACGCGATTCTGACCGAAGACGAGAAAGAATTGGGCGTCTGTGTGGTTGATATCGGCGGCGGTACCACCGACATCGCGGTGTTCACGGGCGGTGCGATTCGTCACACCGCCGTGATTCCAATCGCCGGAGATCAGGTTACCAATGACATTGCCATGGCATTGCGCACACCGACGCAGAATGCCGAAGAAATCAAGATCAAGTATGCCTGTGCGTTGACCCAGCTGGCCGGTGCGGATGAAACCATCAAGGTGCCCAGTGTCGGAGATCGGGCACCGCGGGATCTGTCACGGCAGGCGTTGGCGGAAGTGGTTGAGCCCCGCTACGAGGAGCTGTTCACCCTCGTACAGTCGGAGTTGCGCCGGTCCGGATTTGAGGACCTGATTCCCGCAGGCATCGTGATTACAGGCGGTTCCTCCACCATGGAAGGTGTGGTGGAGCTGGCTGAAGAAATCTTCCACATGCCGGTACGGCTGGCCTGTCCTCAGGCGGTCTCCGGCATGACGGAGGTGGTCAACAATCCGATCTACGCCACCGGCGTGGGGTTGTTGATTCATGGTTTCCGCCAGATGGATCTGGGGCGGGCACCGGTGCTCAAGGGTGAAAATGCACCCTCGCTGTTTGAGCGCATGAAGGCCTGGTTTACCGGTCATTTCTGA
- a CDS encoding M23 family metallopeptidase: MKPEDDMNIIFVGKHHGRSRVVAVNAPVAAGLVLVVLALLALAGWSGYRVAVSQAEAAKPSPSELVVEWQAKLKHQKTELAQIEHNVQQQIDALTLRLGEMQGRLLRLDALGQRFVESGLVASDEFDFDQPAAVGGPEEGEALSADSYTAPELTSMIDQLSRLIDDREQQLRLLDQVASRKKLEDELFVEGRPITWGWLSSRYGYRSDPFTGKRTWHSGVDLAGKDGSDIIAVAGGVVTYADERYGYGNLVEVDHGDGLVTRYAHAKSIKVDVGDVVQKGQVVALMGSTGRSTGPHVHFEVIRNGKSENPETYIQRASR; encoded by the coding sequence ATGAAACCAGAAGACGATATGAATATAATTTTCGTTGGCAAGCACCACGGAAGATCAAGAGTGGTCGCAGTAAATGCCCCGGTGGCCGCCGGTCTGGTGTTGGTTGTTCTTGCTTTGTTGGCATTGGCGGGCTGGTCCGGTTACCGGGTTGCTGTCAGTCAGGCGGAAGCAGCAAAGCCTTCACCTTCGGAGCTGGTGGTCGAATGGCAAGCCAAGCTCAAGCACCAGAAAACAGAACTCGCCCAGATAGAACACAATGTTCAGCAGCAGATTGATGCGCTGACCTTGCGGCTGGGTGAAATGCAGGGCCGTTTGCTGCGGCTGGATGCCCTGGGGCAGCGGTTTGTGGAGTCCGGCCTGGTTGCCAGTGATGAGTTTGACTTTGATCAGCCGGCCGCAGTGGGTGGCCCGGAAGAAGGTGAGGCGCTTTCCGCCGATTCCTATACCGCCCCGGAACTCACCAGCATGATTGACCAGCTGTCGCGCCTTATTGATGATCGGGAGCAGCAGCTTCGTTTGCTGGATCAGGTGGCGTCCCGCAAGAAACTTGAAGATGAACTGTTTGTAGAAGGTCGCCCGATAACCTGGGGCTGGTTGTCTTCCCGTTACGGGTACCGTTCGGACCCCTTCACCGGTAAGCGCACCTGGCACTCCGGGGTTGATCTGGCCGGTAAGGATGGCAGCGATATCATTGCGGTCGCAGGTGGTGTCGTGACCTACGCCGACGAGCGCTATGGGTATGGCAACCTGGTGGAGGTTGATCACGGCGATGGCCTGGTTACCCGCTATGCCCATGCCAAGTCCATCAAGGTTGATGTGGGTGATGTCGTGCAGAAGGGGCAGGTGGTTGCGTTAATGGGCAGTACGGGGCGCTCGACCGGTCCCCATGTGCACTTTGAAGTTATCCGTAACGGCAAATCCGAAAATCCGGAAACCTATATTCAGCGCGCCAGTCGCTGA